One window of bacterium genomic DNA carries:
- a CDS encoding DUF1854 domain-containing protein, which yields MEDKKSRLEEIGIKSLKPEDIRIFKGTFNLMHVMTSDGTLYRGVYAIRAFPVRCPDKFILLFYYDENDRIQEIGMIEDINQFPDDTRQIILDAMKKQYFAYIIESIYSIKLEFGVLHFKVETDKGPKEFYMRWASHRTLDYGEKGKILLDIFDDRYLLPDIEKLTKAEQDLFTRYIYW from the coding sequence ATGGAAGATAAAAAAAGTCGTCTTGAAGAAATAGGTATTAAGAGTTTAAAACCGGAAGATATTAGGATATTTAAAGGTACATTTAATCTTATGCATGTTATGACATCAGATGGAACCCTTTATAGAGGAGTATATGCTATAAGGGCATTTCCTGTAAGATGTCCGGATAAATTTATACTTCTTTTTTATTATGATGAGAATGACAGGATTCAGGAAATAGGAATGATAGAGGATATTAATCAATTTCCTGATGACACAAGGCAGATTATATTAGATGCAATGAAGAAACAATACTTTGCCTATATTATAGAATCTATATACAGTATAAAACTTGAGTTCGGTGTACTGCATTTTAAAGTTGAGACAGATAAAGGACCAAAAGAGTTTTATATGAGATGGGCATCACATAGAACTCTTGACTATGGAGAAAAAGGTAAGATTCTTCTTGATATATTTGATGACCGTTATCTTCTCCCTGATATAGAAAAACTTACAAAGGCAGAACAGGACCTTTTTACCAGATACATATACTGGTAA
- a CDS encoding ABC transporter ATP-binding protein/permease: MSIPQTVIDRLESLGVSLKDIKLIAIADLDIQGDFNTIWVLVSPEKIMSLPEKGKGTEVVVDMKDVESTRVYCTVGSAFFQARIEGVYIDIARFTNVLRYRFERLSHQIENLKSGKPIDSKILAEPHPLLCRICGMPLRAEGALCPRCEKEGGILKRLLSLIVPYMHWMVTIFFITAIAVGLSLVPPQLIRVLVDEVLTTKRHTDWLIWLVLALIGTEVIRAQLNMIIGTLSTSVGTLITYSLRNRMFRKLQELSIDYYDKNSVGMIMTRFASDVEQLHGFVSQIGQGFLINILLFAGIGIMLFTINTRLALYVLVPIPFVVSGTWFFWHKIYPRYYKLWDAQSKISSFLHSVISGIRLVRAFAQEEREIQRFDSRAKDLRDANRAVNLSVAAFNPLMAFFFSLGGLIVWYAGGKNVLAEKLTLGELMAFLSYITMFYTPLSSLTLLSNWFSGFITATYRIFEVLDTEPTLRPPANPVNIKKIEGDIEFKNVTFGYEPYHPVLKNVSFKIKKGEMIGIVGKSGSGKTTVVNLICRFYDPQQGMVLLDGYDARTISLEVIHRSIGFVLQEPFLFRGTIADNIAYGNPTATYKEIIAAAKAANIHESIMQMPSGYDFYLGEGGAGLSGGERQRIGIARALLCDPPVLILDEATSSVDTESEIKIQEALSVLCKGRTTIAIAHRLSTLKGADRIYVIDKGRIVEYGTHKELMEKKGIYYKLVEAQTKLASIDE; the protein is encoded by the coding sequence ATGTCTATTCCACAAACAGTTATAGATAGATTAGAGAGTTTGGGTGTTTCTTTGAAGGATATTAAACTTATAGCTATTGCTGACCTTGATATTCAGGGTGATTTTAACACTATTTGGGTTCTTGTATCCCCTGAAAAAATTATGTCACTTCCTGAAAAAGGTAAAGGTACGGAAGTAGTAGTAGATATGAAAGATGTTGAAAGTACAAGGGTCTATTGTACAGTTGGAAGTGCCTTTTTCCAAGCAAGAATTGAAGGAGTATATATTGATATAGCAAGGTTTACCAATGTATTACGTTATAGATTTGAACGGCTTTCTCATCAGATTGAAAACTTGAAATCAGGTAAACCAATAGATAGTAAGATACTTGCAGAGCCACATCCTTTACTGTGTCGTATCTGTGGTATGCCACTCAGAGCAGAAGGTGCCCTCTGTCCGCGATGTGAAAAAGAAGGGGGGATACTGAAAAGATTACTCTCTCTAATAGTCCCATATATGCACTGGATGGTCACTATATTTTTTATAACTGCAATAGCGGTTGGATTGAGTCTTGTGCCACCTCAACTTATAAGGGTCTTAGTAGACGAAGTTTTGACTACTAAAAGACATACTGACTGGCTTATATGGCTGGTGCTTGCTCTTATAGGAACAGAGGTAATCCGTGCCCAGTTAAATATGATAATAGGAACTCTTTCAACCTCTGTTGGTACTTTAATAACATACTCCCTCAGAAACAGAATGTTTAGAAAACTACAGGAACTTTCTATTGATTATTACGATAAAAACTCTGTAGGGATGATAATGACAAGATTTGCTTCGGATGTAGAACAACTTCACGGATTTGTCTCACAGATAGGGCAGGGATTTTTAATTAATATACTTTTATTTGCTGGTATAGGTATTATGCTTTTTACTATTAATACACGACTTGCTTTATATGTACTTGTTCCTATTCCATTTGTAGTATCTGGAACATGGTTCTTCTGGCATAAAATTTATCCGAGATACTATAAACTCTGGGATGCACAGTCAAAAATATCCAGTTTTCTTCACAGTGTTATATCAGGAATCCGTCTTGTTCGTGCTTTTGCACAGGAAGAAAGAGAAATTCAGCGGTTTGATAGTAGAGCGAAAGATTTAAGAGATGCAAATAGAGCAGTGAATTTAAGTGTTGCTGCTTTTAACCCGCTTATGGCTTTCTTTTTCAGTTTGGGTGGTTTAATAGTGTGGTATGCTGGTGGTAAAAATGTGCTTGCTGAAAAATTAACATTGGGAGAACTGATGGCATTTTTAAGTTATATAACGATGTTCTATACCCCCCTTTCAAGTTTAACACTTCTTTCAAACTGGTTCAGTGGGTTTATTACAGCCACATACAGAATATTTGAAGTGCTGGATACAGAACCCACATTAAGACCACCTGCCAATCCAGTAAATATAAAAAAGATAGAGGGCGATATTGAATTTAAAAATGTTACTTTTGGATACGAACCGTATCACCCTGTTTTGAAAAATGTGAGTTTCAAGATTAAAAAAGGAGAGATGATAGGGATTGTTGGTAAAAGTGGAAGTGGGAAGACAACGGTTGTAAATCTTATATGTAGATTTTACGACCCTCAGCAAGGAATGGTTCTTTTAGATGGATATGATGCGAGGACTATTTCTCTTGAAGTAATACACAGGAGTATAGGATTTGTTCTGCAAGAACCATTTCTTTTTCGTGGTACAATAGCAGATAATATTGCCTATGGGAATCCTACAGCAACATATAAAGAAATTATTGCTGCAGCGAAGGCAGCAAATATACATGAATCAATAATGCAGATGCCCAGTGGATATGATTTTTACCTCGGTGAAGGTGGAGCAGGACTTTCTGGAGGAGAAAGGCAGAGGATAGGAATAGCGAGGGCACTTCTATGTGACCCTCCGGTTTTGATATTGGATGAAGCAACTTCTTCCGTAGATACAGAGTCAGAGATCAAGATACAGGAAGCACTTTCTGTTTTATGTAAAGGAAGGACTACGATTGCTATAGCCCACCGCCTTTCAACCCTGAAAGGTGCGGACAGGATTTATGTTATTGATAAAGGTAGAATTGTAGAATACGGAACACATAAAGAACTTATGGAGAAAAAAGGTATTTATTACAAACTTGTTGAGGCGCAGACAAAACTTGCCTCTATTGATGAATAG